The following are from one region of the Salvia splendens isolate huo1 chromosome 2, SspV2, whole genome shotgun sequence genome:
- the LOC121783709 gene encoding RAN GTPase-activating protein 2-like — MENAAKLPNGERRQTTIKLWPPSENTRVMLVERMTNNLSTPTIFTRKYGSLGQPEASKYAKQIEESAFSSANQHYEQEPDGDGSAAVQLYAKECSKLILEVLKGGAKPEEKEALNSEVESAPRETFFDISKGQRAFIEADEAQVLLNPLKEPGNHYTKICFSNRSFGLGAANVAGPNLASIKNQLKEVDLSDFVAGRPEAEALDVMNIFSEALEGSQLKYLNISDNALGEKGVRAFGKLLRSQTSLEELYLMNDGISKEAAQAVCELVPSTDVLKVLHFHNNMTGDEGAISISEILKRCPLLEDFRCSSTRVGSEGGIALTELLAQCRNLKKLDLRDNMFGVEAGVKLSEALKKHENLTEIYLSYLNLEDDGAVAIANTLKESAPSLAVLEMAGNDITAEAATSLAACIASKKSLVKLNLSENDLKDDGAIQISKAFGEGHDQLKEVDMSQNSLTTTARKLAQVLVHLPEFKLLNVNGNFISEEDINELRSIFKECQEKLGPLDENDPEGNDYDDKVGDDQDEGSQDELEEKLKRLDVNQEN, encoded by the coding sequence GCCAAACCACCATCAAGCTCTGGCCCCCTAGTGAAAACACTCGGGTGATGCTAGTTGAGCGGATGACGAATAATCTCTCCACACCAACAATTTTCACCAGGAAGTATGGCAGTCTCGGTCAACCGGAGGCTTCAAAATATGCTAAACAAATTGAGGAATCAGCATTTTCTTCAGCAAATCAGCACTATGAACAAGAGCCTGATGGTGATGGAAGTGCTGCTGTGCAGTTGTATGCCAAAGAATGCAGTAAGCTGATACTAGAAGTTCTTAAGGGGGGTGCCAAACCAGAGGAAAAAGAAGCATTAAACTCCGAGGTTGAATCTGCTCCTCGTGAGACCTTTTTTGATATTTCCAAAGGCCAACGAGCATTTATTGAAGCAGATGAGGCCCAAGTACTGTTGAATCCGTTAAAAGAGCCTGGAAATCATTACACTAAAATATGCTTTAGCAATCGAAGCTTTGGTCTAGGTGCTGCTAATGTTGCTGGACCAAACCTGGCTTCCATTAAGAACCAACTCAAGGAAGTAGATCTATCAGATTTTGTCGCCGGAAGACCAGAGGCTGAAGCTCTTGATGTTATGAATATCTTCTCTGAAGCTCTGGAGGGTTCTCAATTAAAATATCTGAATATCTCTGACAATGCCTTGGGTGAGAAGGGAGTAAGGGCATTTGGAAAGTTATTACGATCTCAAACTAGCTTGGAAGAACTTTACCTGATGAATGATGGAATTTCAAAGGAAGCTGCACAAGCTGTTTGTGAGTTGGTACCTTCGACAGATGTGCTTAAAGTACTTCATTTTCATAATAACATGACAGGAGATGAGGGGGCTATTTCTATTTCCGAAATTCTAAAGCGTTGCCCTTTATTGGAGGATTTTAGATGCTCATCCACCCGAGTTGGTTCCGAGGGGGGGATTGCCTTGACTGAACTACTTGCACAATGTAGGAATCTGAAGAAACTGGATCTTCGGGACAACATGTTTGGTGTAGAGGCTGGTGTCAAGCTGAGTGAGGCTCTCAAGAAACATGAGAATCTCACCGAGATTTACTTGAGCTACTTGAATCTGGAAGATGATGGAGCAGTAGCAATAGCTAATACTCTCAAGGAGTCAGCACCTTCACTTGCGGTGTTGGAGATGGCTGGAAATGATATAACTGCTGAAGCTGCTACAAGCTTAGCTGCTTGCATTGCTAGTAAGAAGTCTCTGGTGAAGTTGAACCTGTCAGAGAATGATCTTAAGGACGACGGTGCAATTCAGATAAGCAAAGCATTCGGAGAAGGCCATGATCAGCTCAAGGAAGTTGATATGAGCCAGAATTCTTTAACAACCACAGCTAGGAAGTTGGCTCAGGTGTTGGTGCATTTGCCTGAATTTAAGCTCCTAAACGTAAATGGGAACTTCATTTCTGAGGAAGATATTAATGAGTTGAGGAGTATCTTTAAAGAATGCCAGGAAAAACTTGGACCCTTGGATGAGAACGACCCTGAGGGTAATGATTATGATGATAAGGTGGGTGATGATCAAGATGAAGGCAGCCAGGATGAATTGGAAGAGAAACTCAAAAGGCTTGATGTCAATCAAGAAAACTAG